AGCGGCGCGTTCTTCGAGATTGCGCTGGCCCTCGATCAGGTCCTCCCGGCGTCGATCGATAGCGGCGATCCGCTCTGCGGCCAGGTCGCGCTCATGCGCGAGTTGTTGGGCTTGCTCGGAGACAGATCGTAGGTGCGCGCTCTGGCGCGAGAAAGCGGCCTGGGCCACACGGGCGCACTCGCGGGCATCTTCGAGCTGCTCGAGCGCGGTATCGACGTTCGCTTGTGCCGTGTCCAGACGAGTCGACTCCATCTGGGTAGCCGTTTCGGCACGCTCCAGGCGCTCTCCGATCTCGATCAACAGGCCCTGGAAGTACGCTCGCTCGATCGATTTCAGCCGGTCATGGACGCCTTGCCATTCACGCGCCTGTTTCGCCGCGCGCTCCAGAGTGCGCAAGCGGGGCTCGACCTCGGCCAGCAGGTCGGCGATGCGGTCGGCGTTGTTTCGGGCATCGTTGAGGTTGCGCTCTGCCTCGTTGGCTTTCATCTGAAGACCAGCCAAATCGGCCGCATGCTCGAAGAGCCCGCGCCGCTCTTCGGCTCGTTGGCTGAGCGCCGCATCGACGAGGCCCTGGCCAACGACGGTATAGGATTGCCCGAGCGACGCAGTGAGTTGGTGGATGTCTTTCAGCCGGACCTTGCGGCCGTTGATGAGAAACTGATTCTCGCCTGAGCGCAACGAGCGGCGCGTGACGGTAACTTCTGAGAACTCGATCGGCAACCAGCCAGTGCTGTTGTCGAATGTCACCGTGACTTCAGCGA
Above is a window of Thermomicrobiales bacterium DNA encoding:
- a CDS encoding AAA family ATPase, with translation MTADAKALPRLTRLELHGFKSFANRTTFLFEPGITAVIGPNGSGKSNISDGVRWVLGEQSHSLLRSKKTEDVIFAGGNGRAPGGFAEVTVTFDNSTGWLPIEFSEVTVTRRSLRSGENQFLINGRKVRLKDIHQLTASLGQSYTVVGQGLVDAALSQRAEERRGLFEHAADLAGLQMKANEAERNLNDARNNADRIADLLAEVEPRLRTLERAAKQAREWQGVHDRLKSIERAYFQGLLIEIGERLERAETATQMESTRLDTAQANVDTALEQLEDARECARVAQAAFSRQSAHLRSVSEQAQQLAHERDLAAERIAAIDRRREDLIEGQRNLEERAA